In Vagococcus hydrophili, one DNA window encodes the following:
- a CDS encoding YjdF family protein: MKLTIYFDGSFWYGLIEYQERNKLLVYKHLFGRAPKDAEVFDFINQEMTSILANSRFSDITETVEETKKINPKRMQRLINRQKNQAVISTKSQDAMKEIQDSLKIERKQISKAEKERLKQEKFDKAQLKKLEKRKGH, translated from the coding sequence ATGAAATTAACAATTTATTTTGATGGTAGTTTTTGGTACGGTTTGATTGAATATCAGGAAAGGAATAAATTGCTTGTTTATAAGCATCTATTTGGTAGAGCACCAAAAGATGCGGAAGTGTTCGACTTTATTAATCAAGAAATGACATCTATTTTGGCTAATAGTCGGTTTAGTGATATCACTGAAACAGTGGAAGAAACTAAAAAGATTAATCCAAAACGGATGCAACGATTAATTAATCGTCAAAAAAATCAAGCGGTTATTTCAACCAAGTCCCAAGACGCAATGAAAGAAATTCAAGACAGTTTGAAGATTGAAAGAAAACAAATTTCTAAAGCTGAAAAAGAGCGTTTGAAGCAAGAAAAGTTTGATAAAGCTCAGTTAAAAAAACTGGAAAAGCGCAAGGGGCATTAA
- the rny gene encoding ribonuclease Y: MNLILLTIIGLIVGLTLGYFFAKSQHSKEIAGANNTAAGIVGQAKKDAETLKKEYLLEAKEQNQDYRLKIESELKEERVEIKNQENRLLQKENNLDRKDDSLEKRERTLEEKEEKIDSKRQLIDEREQEVSELIDKQKDELEKVASLTKDEAKDIIMDETEKELTHERAMLVKDSDQRAKEEADRKAKNLLSLAIQRCAADQVSELTVTVVNLPNDDMKGRIIGREGRNIRTLETLTGIDLIIDDTPEAVVLSGFDPIRREVARMTLEKLIQDGRIHPARIEEMVEKSRKEMDERIREYGENAAFDVGVHSLHPDLIKILGRMRFRTSYGQNVLNHSIEVAKLAGVLAEELGEDPVLARRAGLLHDIGKALDHEVDGSHVEIGTELVSKYKENSVVINAVASHHGDVEATSVISVLVAAADALSAARPGARSESLENYIKRLERLENIANDFPGVDTSFAIQAGREIRVMVKPDEVTDDEATLLVRDVRKRIESELEYPGHIKVTVVREVRAVDYAK, encoded by the coding sequence ATGAATTTGATACTCCTCACTATCATCGGATTAATTGTAGGTTTAACACTTGGCTACTTTTTTGCGAAGTCTCAACATAGTAAGGAAATCGCAGGAGCTAACAATACAGCTGCTGGCATTGTTGGACAAGCTAAAAAAGATGCCGAGACTCTGAAAAAGGAGTATTTGTTGGAGGCTAAGGAACAGAATCAGGATTACCGACTTAAAATCGAAAGTGAGCTGAAGGAAGAAAGAGTAGAAATAAAAAATCAAGAGAATAGACTATTACAAAAAGAAAATAATCTTGATCGCAAAGATGACTCTTTAGAAAAGCGCGAACGCACACTTGAGGAAAAAGAGGAAAAGATTGATTCTAAGAGACAATTGATTGATGAGCGAGAACAAGAGGTATCAGAATTAATCGACAAGCAAAAAGATGAGCTTGAAAAAGTTGCTTCATTAACGAAAGACGAAGCAAAAGATATTATCATGGATGAAACTGAAAAAGAGTTAACTCATGAAAGAGCAATGCTTGTTAAAGATAGTGATCAAAGAGCCAAAGAAGAAGCCGATAGAAAAGCTAAAAATTTACTTTCTCTAGCGATTCAACGTTGTGCTGCTGATCAAGTATCAGAACTAACAGTAACAGTGGTTAATTTACCAAACGATGACATGAAGGGCCGTATTATTGGTCGTGAAGGTCGAAACATTCGAACTCTAGAAACATTAACAGGAATTGATTTGATCATTGATGATACACCAGAAGCAGTGGTGCTTTCAGGTTTTGATCCAATCAGACGTGAAGTAGCAAGAATGACCTTAGAAAAATTAATTCAAGATGGACGGATTCACCCAGCTCGTATTGAAGAGATGGTTGAGAAATCTCGTAAAGAGATGGATGAAAGAATTCGTGAGTATGGTGAAAATGCCGCATTTGATGTAGGTGTTCACTCATTACATCCAGATTTGATTAAAATTTTAGGTCGTATGCGTTTTAGAACCAGTTATGGTCAAAATGTATTGAATCACTCGATTGAAGTGGCGAAATTAGCAGGTGTTCTAGCTGAAGAGTTGGGTGAAGATCCAGTCTTAGCAAGACGTGCTGGTTTACTACACGATATTGGTAAAGCACTTGATCATGAAGTGGATGGTTCTCACGTTGAAATCGGAACTGAATTAGTAAGTAAGTATAAGGAAAACTCAGTGGTTATTAACGCTGTTGCCTCACATCATGGTGACGTGGAAGCAACTTCAGTTATATCTGTTCTTGTGGCAGCCGCAGACGCGTTGTCAGCAGCTAGACCAGGAGCTAGAAGTGAATCTTTAGAAAACTACATTAAACGCTTAGAACGCTTAGAAAACATCGCTAACGACTTCCCTGGTGTGGATACAAGTTTTGCTATCCAAGCTGGTCGCGAGATTCGTGTCATGGTTAAACCAGACGAAGTAACTGATGACGAAGCAACATTATTAGTGAGAGACGTTAGAAAACGTATCGAAAGTGAATTGGAATATCCAGGACACATTAAAGTAACCGTTGTTCGTGAAGTGCGAGCAGTTGATTACGCTAAATAA
- a CDS encoding helix-turn-helix transcriptional regulator, whose amino-acid sequence MSLFLEIPEWPLSFPFCTFENEGEIIVPPHWHKEIEIIYVTKGSVNIGYNDQIIQVHEGEIFVFGSGESHYFVASPGSIRRVFQFDLSLFRDSLFKDKSHKELAKLFAEAENHSVHWPNEVKEKVLVCLHDLIKEMHELKIGYEHAMISDLLRLMTIYYRDMPIKPEIYRKANFVDATNNHETLERLNEIFIYIENHYDELITLDEMAEVVGFSPYYFARFFKKNTGQTFMQFLTDYRINQAKYILSHEKIPMIEVAEKSGFNSVKTFHHVFKEQVGMSPLKFHKSIFGNN is encoded by the coding sequence GTGAGTTTATTTTTAGAGATACCAGAATGGCCGTTGTCATTTCCGTTTTGCACCTTTGAAAATGAAGGCGAAATTATTGTGCCTCCTCATTGGCACAAAGAAATCGAGATTATTTATGTGACAAAAGGTTCTGTTAATATTGGTTACAATGATCAGATTATTCAAGTGCATGAAGGTGAAATTTTTGTCTTTGGAAGTGGTGAGAGTCATTATTTTGTGGCATCACCTGGAAGTATTAGGCGCGTGTTTCAGTTTGACTTAAGTTTATTTAGAGATTCTTTATTCAAAGATAAAAGTCATAAAGAACTGGCGAAATTGTTTGCAGAAGCTGAAAATCACAGTGTTCACTGGCCAAATGAAGTTAAAGAAAAAGTTTTAGTTTGCTTACATGATTTAATTAAAGAGATGCACGAGTTGAAGATTGGTTACGAACATGCCATGATTAGTGATTTACTAAGATTAATGACGATTTATTACCGTGACATGCCTATCAAACCTGAGATTTACCGAAAGGCTAATTTTGTGGATGCGACTAATAATCATGAAACTTTGGAGCGCCTCAATGAGATTTTTATTTACATTGAAAATCACTACGATGAGCTGATAACTTTAGATGAAATGGCAGAAGTGGTTGGTTTTAGTCCGTATTATTTTGCGAGGTTCTTTAAGAAAAATACCGGACAAACCTTTATGCAATTTTTAACGGATTATCGGATTAATCAAGCCAAGTATATTTTATCTCACGAAAAGATTCCCATGATTGAAGTCGCCGAAAAATCGGGTTTTAATAGTGTGAAAACCTTTCATCATGTGTTCAAGGAACAAGTGGGAATGTCACCCCTAAAATTTCACAAGTCAATATTCGGGAATAATTAA
- a CDS encoding Gfo/Idh/MocA family protein produces the protein MTLKIGIIGCGGIANGKHMPALKQVAEAEMVAFCDIIEERAVKAKEDFGKDSAKVYTDYKELLKDESIDVIHVCTPNNSHAEISIAGLHSDKHVMCEKPMAKTSEEARRMLEAMKETGKKLTIGYQNRFRTDSQYLHEICQDGELGEIYVGKAHAIRRRAVPTWGVFLDEEAQGGGPLIDIGTHALDLTLWMMDNYKPKYVVGNAYHKLSSTKNAANAWGPWDPEKFTVEDSAFGFITMENGASITLEASWAINSLEVDEAKTSLSGTKAGADMKDGLTINGEDRGLLYQRKVELETGGVDFYDGAGSDPAVVEAQSWIDAIINDTEPVVKPEQALVVTEILEAIYKSSELGEPVFLNK, from the coding sequence ATGACATTAAAAATTGGGATTATCGGATGTGGCGGAATCGCGAACGGGAAACATATGCCAGCTTTAAAACAAGTAGCAGAAGCTGAAATGGTGGCTTTTTGTGACATTATTGAGGAAAGAGCTGTGAAAGCAAAAGAAGATTTTGGAAAAGATTCAGCGAAAGTCTATACAGATTATAAAGAATTATTAAAAGATGAGTCGATTGATGTGATTCATGTGTGTACACCAAACAACTCACATGCTGAAATTTCAATTGCCGGACTTCACTCAGACAAACACGTGATGTGTGAAAAACCAATGGCTAAAACAAGCGAAGAAGCGCGTCGTATGTTAGAAGCGATGAAAGAAACAGGCAAAAAGTTAACGATTGGTTATCAAAACCGTTTTAGAACAGATTCTCAATATTTACATGAGATTTGCCAAGACGGTGAGCTTGGAGAAATTTATGTAGGGAAAGCCCATGCGATTCGTCGTCGTGCTGTACCAACTTGGGGTGTGTTCTTAGATGAAGAAGCTCAGGGCGGGGGACCATTAATTGATATCGGTACCCATGCTTTAGATTTAACGTTATGGATGATGGATAACTACAAACCAAAATATGTGGTAGGGAATGCGTATCATAAATTATCTTCAACTAAAAATGCAGCCAACGCTTGGGGACCTTGGGATCCAGAAAAATTCACAGTGGAAGATTCAGCCTTTGGATTTATTACCATGGAAAATGGCGCGTCAATCACATTAGAAGCTAGTTGGGCAATTAACAGCTTAGAGGTAGACGAAGCGAAAACAAGTCTTTCAGGAACGAAAGCAGGCGCAGACATGAAGGATGGTTTAACGATTAACGGTGAAGATCGTGGTTTGTTATACCAACGTAAAGTGGAACTTGAAACAGGTGGCGTTGATTTTTATGACGGTGCAGGATCAGATCCGGCAGTTGTAGAAGCTCAGTCATGGATTGACGCAATTATCAATGACACAGAGCCAGTGGTGAAACCAGAACAAGCGTTAGTGGTAACTGAAATTTTAGAAGCAATCTATAAATCATCAGAACTTGGTGAACCAGTATTCTTAAACAAATAG
- a CDS encoding Gfo/Idh/MocA family protein — MSVINLVVIGYGGMGSYHARELIQEKEGVKVIGVYDIDQTRLDLAKENNFTVYPTLESVLEDKTVEAVLIATPNDSHKELAIKAIKAGKHVVCEKPVMMNTAELEEVMVTAKVEDKIFMVHQNRRWDNDFLIIRDLYKEKQVGELFQIESRVQGANGIPGDWRHLKQHGGGMLLDWGVHLLDQMLFMVDSPLKTVACDLSFVLGDEVDDGFISYLTFENGVKAVVEVGTTNFVKLPRWYVRGFEGAAVIKDWDLSGEIVKQTGTIDHHNLVPIQAGQGLTKTMAPPSEDATTTLDIKEVAADFDSFYHNFYDVVRNNAEPIVKNEEVYRVLCLIETMFEAAEKKEILTFE; from the coding sequence ATGAGTGTTATTAATTTAGTCGTAATCGGCTACGGAGGCATGGGAAGTTACCATGCCCGTGAATTAATTCAAGAAAAAGAAGGCGTGAAAGTTATCGGTGTTTATGACATTGATCAAACGCGTCTCGATTTAGCAAAAGAAAACAACTTTACAGTCTATCCTACGTTAGAAAGTGTTTTAGAAGATAAAACAGTTGAAGCGGTACTGATTGCCACACCAAACGATAGTCACAAAGAACTTGCGATTAAAGCCATCAAAGCAGGAAAACATGTAGTATGTGAGAAACCAGTAATGATGAATACGGCTGAATTAGAAGAAGTGATGGTTACAGCTAAAGTGGAAGATAAAATCTTTATGGTGCATCAAAACAGACGTTGGGACAACGATTTCCTGATTATTCGTGATTTATACAAAGAGAAACAAGTGGGAGAATTATTCCAAATTGAATCACGTGTTCAAGGAGCTAACGGCATTCCAGGGGACTGGCGTCATTTAAAACAACATGGTGGTGGCATGCTACTTGATTGGGGCGTTCACTTACTGGATCAGATGTTGTTTATGGTGGATAGTCCGTTAAAAACAGTGGCGTGTGATTTGAGCTTTGTTTTAGGAGATGAAGTGGATGATGGCTTTATCAGCTACTTAACTTTTGAAAATGGTGTGAAGGCTGTTGTTGAAGTCGGAACAACTAACTTTGTTAAACTCCCTAGATGGTATGTTCGAGGATTTGAAGGAGCAGCAGTGATTAAGGATTGGGATTTGTCTGGTGAAATTGTGAAACAAACTGGAACCATTGATCATCATAATTTAGTACCAATTCAAGCAGGTCAGGGTTTAACTAAAACCATGGCGCCACCTTCAGAAGACGCGACAACAACACTAGACATTAAAGAAGTGGCAGCTGATTTCGATAGCTTCTATCATAATTTTTATGATGTGGTAAGAAACAATGCAGAACCAATTGTTAAAAATGAAGAGGTTTATCGTGTCTTATGCTTAATTGAAACAATGTTTGAAGCAGCAGAGAAAAAAGAGATCTTAACATTTGAATAA
- a CDS encoding sugar phosphate isomerase/epimerase family protein — protein sequence MKPLISLQLWSVQDACADNFEHVLDSVKEYGYDGVEFAGYYDYKAADLAKKLEDLSLNVSGSHVSFDSLLENFDDVVAFEKEIGNQHVIVPHIGADSVEEWETKIKQLKELSEKLAKEELVLGYHNHAHEIMDIPNVNILEKMIEMIPRIQLEVDTYWLSYAGIDVIPWLDKHQKNISWLHLKDMLVTEDKKESTEIGKGVLPITSYLDWAKNADLDWVVIEQEAFQNLTPMESAKVNVKTLRELKEKG from the coding sequence ATGAAACCTTTAATTAGCTTACAATTGTGGAGTGTACAAGACGCGTGTGCAGATAATTTTGAACATGTTTTAGATAGTGTTAAAGAATATGGTTATGATGGTGTTGAGTTTGCAGGATATTATGATTATAAGGCTGCTGACTTGGCAAAAAAATTAGAAGATTTATCTTTAAACGTTTCAGGTTCACATGTTAGTTTTGATTCACTATTAGAAAATTTTGATGATGTGGTTGCTTTTGAGAAAGAAATTGGTAATCAACATGTGATTGTTCCTCATATTGGGGCAGATTCTGTCGAAGAATGGGAAACTAAAATCAAGCAGTTAAAAGAATTATCAGAAAAACTAGCTAAAGAAGAGTTAGTTTTAGGTTATCACAATCACGCCCATGAAATCATGGATATTCCTAATGTGAATATCTTAGAAAAAATGATTGAGATGATTCCAAGGATTCAATTAGAAGTGGATACTTACTGGTTGTCCTATGCGGGAATTGACGTGATACCTTGGTTAGATAAGCATCAAAAAAATATAAGCTGGCTACATCTTAAAGACATGTTAGTCACAGAAGATAAAAAAGAAAGCACTGAAATTGGTAAAGGTGTTCTTCCAATTACGTCTTACTTAGACTGGGCGAAGAATGCTGATTTAGATTGGGTAGTCATTGAACAGGAAGCCTTCCAAAATCTGACACCGATGGAGAGTGCGAAAGTAAATGTTAAAACATTACGTGAATTGAAAGAGAAAGGATGA
- the recA gene encoding recombinase RecA: protein MSDNRKAALDAALKKIEKDFGKGSVMKLGEKVDTQISTVSSGSLALDSALGVGGYPRGRIVEVYGPESSGKTTVALHAIASVQKEGGTAAFIDAEHALDPKYAQALGVNIDDLLLSQPDTGEQGLSIAEALVSSGAIDIVVVDSVAALVPRAEIDGEMGDSHVGLQARLMSQALRKLSGTINKTKTIAIFINQIREKVGVMFGNPEITPGGRALKFYATVRLEVRRAEQLKQGTDIVGNRTKIKVVKNKVAPPFKLAEVDIMYGVGISQEGELLDMAAEKDIVNKSGAWYSYNEERIGQGRENAKKYFAEHPEMMEEIYQKVRVAYNIDGAPEEPETPEKSKPSEDIPLELEE, encoded by the coding sequence ATGTCAGATAATCGTAAAGCCGCACTAGATGCAGCATTAAAAAAAATAGAAAAAGATTTTGGTAAAGGATCAGTTATGAAGCTAGGAGAAAAGGTAGATACACAGATATCTACAGTTTCTAGTGGCTCGTTAGCATTAGATTCAGCTTTAGGTGTAGGTGGCTACCCTCGAGGAAGAATTGTTGAAGTTTACGGACCAGAAAGTTCTGGTAAAACAACAGTTGCTTTACATGCGATTGCATCTGTTCAAAAAGAAGGTGGTACAGCAGCGTTTATCGATGCTGAGCATGCCTTAGATCCTAAATATGCCCAAGCATTAGGGGTTAACATTGATGACTTACTTCTTTCTCAACCAGATACAGGAGAACAAGGACTAAGTATTGCTGAAGCACTTGTTTCAAGTGGGGCGATTGACATTGTTGTTGTCGATTCAGTAGCTGCTTTAGTACCACGTGCTGAGATTGATGGAGAAATGGGAGATAGCCACGTTGGTCTTCAAGCTCGTTTAATGTCTCAAGCTTTAAGAAAATTATCAGGAACGATTAATAAAACAAAAACAATCGCGATCTTTATTAACCAAATTCGTGAAAAAGTTGGGGTAATGTTTGGTAATCCAGAAATCACTCCTGGTGGACGTGCCTTGAAATTCTATGCTACTGTCAGATTAGAAGTGAGACGTGCCGAACAATTAAAACAAGGAACAGACATTGTAGGTAACCGTACAAAAATTAAAGTAGTTAAGAATAAAGTAGCACCACCATTTAAATTAGCAGAAGTTGATATTATGTACGGAGTAGGTATTTCACAAGAAGGTGAACTACTTGATATGGCTGCTGAGAAAGATATCGTTAATAAAAGTGGTGCGTGGTATTCATACAATGAAGAGCGAATTGGTCAAGGTCGTGAAAATGCGAAGAAATATTTTGCTGAACATCCAGAGATGATGGAAGAAATCTACCAAAAAGTTAGAGTCGCATATAACATTGACGGAGCTCCAGAAGAACCAGAAACACCTGAAAAAAGTAAGCCATCAGAGGATATTCCTTTAGAATTAGAAGAATAA
- a CDS encoding helix-turn-helix domain-containing protein gives MEISQRLQHRRKEMELTQESVAEKIHVSRQTISNWETGRTLPDIKSLVMLSDIYDISLDKLLKEDGVMVDHLQKIAEENQFFKRFCLLLVINIVLIVSCMFVKNTTFLYFLFSLIGINSTGIFYLIVKKI, from the coding sequence ATGGAAATATCACAACGATTACAACACAGAAGAAAAGAAATGGAGTTAACTCAAGAGAGTGTGGCTGAAAAAATTCATGTTTCAAGACAAACTATCTCTAATTGGGAAACAGGTAGAACCTTACCTGATATTAAAAGTTTGGTCATGCTCAGTGATATCTATGACATCTCCTTAGATAAGTTATTGAAGGAGGATGGTGTGATGGTGGATCATTTACAAAAAATAGCTGAGGAGAATCAATTTTTTAAACGTTTTTGTTTGTTGTTAGTGATTAATATTGTGTTAATTGTTTCTTGCATGTTTGTAAAAAACACAACTTTTCTGTATTTTTTATTCTCTTTAATTGGAATCAACTCAACAGGTATTTTTTATCTAATCGTTAAAAAAATCTAA
- a CDS encoding ThuA domain-containing protein produces MINVTVWNEYRHEKTDEKVSEVYPEGIHEQLKNFLQEDFNVRTATLDEEEHGLTEEVLNDTDVLVWWGHIAHDEVSDDIVNRVHERVLQGMGLIVLHSGHMSKIFIKLMGTSCDLKWREADETCRIWNVKPSHPIVDGIGEYIELEKEEMYGEHFDIPAPDELIFINWYKGGEVFRGGVTYKRGNGKIFYFQPGHETYPSYYHPKVQRVIKNAVRWATPTDSTYPTYGNHQPLEKI; encoded by the coding sequence ATGATAAATGTGACGGTGTGGAATGAATATCGACATGAAAAAACAGATGAGAAAGTGAGTGAAGTCTACCCAGAAGGAATTCACGAACAACTTAAAAATTTTTTACAAGAAGATTTTAACGTCAGAACAGCGACTCTTGACGAAGAAGAACATGGTTTAACTGAAGAGGTCTTAAATGATACAGATGTTTTAGTTTGGTGGGGACACATTGCTCATGATGAGGTTTCAGATGACATTGTGAATCGCGTGCATGAACGTGTCTTACAAGGCATGGGCTTGATTGTTTTACACTCAGGTCATATGTCAAAAATCTTTATTAAGTTGATGGGAACAAGTTGTGATTTAAAATGGCGTGAAGCGGATGAAACCTGTCGTATTTGGAATGTGAAACCAAGTCATCCAATCGTAGATGGTATTGGTGAGTACATTGAGCTTGAAAAAGAAGAAATGTACGGGGAACATTTTGATATTCCAGCACCTGATGAGTTAATTTTTATTAACTGGTACAAAGGAGGAGAAGTCTTCCGAGGTGGGGTGACCTATAAACGTGGCAATGGTAAGATTTTCTATTTCCAACCGGGACATGAAACTTATCCTTCATATTACCATCCAAAAGTGCAACGAGTGATTAAAAATGCAGTAAGATGGGCAACCCCAACGGATAGTACCTATCCAACTTACGGTAATCACCAGCCTTTAGAAAAAATATAA
- a CDS encoding sugar phosphate isomerase/epimerase family protein has translation MKLGVFTPLFNNLSFDEMIEAVAQRGLQTVEIGTGGSPGTAHCDIDKLLASGDARKEYLAKLQDKGLEISAFSAHHNPISPNKAEATEADELLRKTIKLASMMNVPVVNGFSGVAGGNETDTSVNWPVLPWPTDYTDIYNYQWEQKLIPYWKEINQECDAAGVKIGIELHGGFLAHTPYTMLKLRDAAGKNIGCNLDPSHLWWQGIDPVGAIKILGKENAINHFHAKDTYLDQDNINMHGLTDMQPYSDVQTRAWTFRSVGCGHSIQEWSDIISALRLYGYDYVLSIEHEDPIMSIDEGFDRAVINLKSIMIKDQPGGMWWA, from the coding sequence ATGAAATTAGGTGTATTTACCCCTTTATTTAATAATTTAAGTTTTGATGAAATGATTGAGGCAGTGGCTCAAAGAGGATTACAAACAGTTGAGATTGGCACAGGTGGTTCACCAGGAACAGCTCATTGTGATATTGATAAATTGTTAGCTAGTGGCGATGCTAGAAAAGAATATTTAGCCAAATTACAAGATAAAGGATTAGAAATCAGTGCTTTTAGTGCCCATCATAATCCAATTTCTCCAAATAAAGCAGAAGCAACTGAAGCAGATGAGTTGTTACGTAAAACAATTAAACTAGCTTCAATGATGAATGTTCCTGTTGTGAATGGTTTCTCAGGCGTTGCTGGTGGGAATGAGACAGATACAAGTGTTAACTGGCCTGTGTTACCTTGGCCAACTGACTATACCGACATTTATAACTACCAATGGGAGCAAAAATTAATTCCTTATTGGAAAGAAATCAATCAAGAATGTGACGCAGCAGGTGTTAAAATTGGTATTGAGTTACACGGTGGTTTCTTAGCTCATACACCATACACAATGCTTAAATTAAGAGACGCTGCTGGTAAAAATATCGGCTGTAACTTAGATCCTTCTCATTTATGGTGGCAAGGAATTGATCCAGTAGGTGCGATTAAAATTTTAGGTAAGGAAAATGCGATTAATCATTTCCACGCTAAAGATACTTACTTAGATCAAGATAATATTAACATGCATGGTTTAACGGATATGCAACCGTATAGCGACGTTCAAACACGAGCGTGGACCTTTAGATCCGTTGGTTGTGGTCACAGTATTCAAGAGTGGTCAGATATTATTAGTGCCCTACGTTTATATGGTTATGACTATGTTTTAAGTATTGAGCATGAAGATCCAATTATGTCGATTGACGAAGGATTTGACCGCGCGGTTATTAACTTAAAATCAATTATGATTAAAGACCAACCTGGTGGTATGTGGTGGGCTTAA
- a CDS encoding competence/damage-inducible protein A, which produces MKAEIIAVGTEILLGEIVNTNATYLSQVLTELGFDLYHQQVVGDNEARLLSSIDEASSRADLVVLCGGLGPTEDDLTKQTVAKYVDSELMYDEVALKHVTDYFVYSDRPMTENNKQQALTIKGATTIQNPAGLACGLLIEKEKTHFLLLPGPPREMKKMVEVGVLSLLSQLLPNKTKLVSRYLRFMGIGESLLVTELSELIEAQTNPTIAPYAKSNEVMLRIAAKCEKESEGYALLDSIEEKIKVKVGEYFYGYGENLTIEETVISLLSEKNKTLAIIETTTGGLCQSRLSKVVDSAKVFAGGRVLYSDEAICSYLETEDKRVYTEETTRLLAQKIKEEMKTTYGLCVMVVDESHATSYFPKGTILLSLVVGDKTYFDKMIINRDFEYVKDGAVKHSLNYLRKLVIKK; this is translated from the coding sequence ATGAAAGCAGAGATTATCGCAGTAGGTACAGAAATTTTATTAGGTGAGATTGTTAACACCAATGCCACTTATTTATCACAAGTATTAACAGAGTTAGGGTTTGATTTATATCATCAACAAGTGGTAGGAGATAATGAAGCAAGATTGTTAAGTAGCATTGATGAAGCAAGTAGTAGAGCTGATTTAGTTGTATTATGTGGTGGTTTAGGCCCAACGGAGGACGACTTAACCAAACAAACAGTGGCTAAATATGTTGACTCTGAATTGATGTATGATGAGGTAGCATTGAAACATGTGACAGACTATTTTGTTTATTCAGATAGACCCATGACCGAAAATAATAAGCAACAAGCACTAACCATCAAGGGCGCGACAACGATTCAAAATCCTGCTGGACTTGCCTGTGGTTTGTTGATTGAAAAAGAAAAAACTCATTTCCTATTATTACCTGGACCACCTAGAGAAATGAAAAAAATGGTAGAAGTAGGCGTATTATCCTTATTAAGTCAATTATTGCCTAATAAAACAAAATTGGTTTCTAGGTATTTAAGGTTTATGGGAATTGGAGAATCTCTTTTGGTGACTGAGTTAAGTGAGTTGATTGAAGCACAAACTAATCCAACGATAGCACCTTACGCTAAATCAAATGAAGTCATGTTAAGAATTGCAGCGAAATGTGAAAAGGAATCAGAAGGATACGCATTACTTGATTCAATAGAAGAAAAGATTAAAGTAAAAGTTGGAGAATATTTTTATGGCTATGGTGAAAACCTAACAATAGAAGAAACAGTGATTTCTTTATTATCTGAAAAAAATAAAACCTTAGCGATTATTGAAACGACAACAGGTGGATTATGTCAAAGTCGTTTAAGTAAAGTAGTGGATAGTGCTAAAGTTTTTGCAGGTGGACGAGTATTGTATTCTGATGAAGCTATCTGTTCTTATTTAGAGACAGAGGATAAACGCGTGTATACTGAGGAAACGACTCGCTTGTTGGCTCAAAAAATCAAAGAAGAGATGAAAACAACTTACGGTTTATGTGTGATGGTTGTTGATGAAAGTCATGCTACAAGTTATTTTCCAAAGGGAACAATATTGCTCAGTTTAGTGGTAGGTGATAAAACCTACTTTGATAAAATGATAATTAACCGTGATTTTGAGTATGTTAAAGATGGTGCAGTGAAACACAGTTTAAATTACTTAAGAAAATTAGTAATAAAAAAATAG